A region of the Pantoea alfalfae genome:
GCGGTCGCCAGATGGTTATGCAAGGCACAGAGCGCATCGATATCCTGACGGCCAATCAGCGCGGTGAGAATCGCCATATGCTCCTCCAGCGCCACAATATTTCGCTGCTTGAGATCGCTCTCATCCCACTGATAATGCGAGTGAAAGATCACCGAGATAATCTCCAGCGACTGATTGAAAAACGGGTTGTTAGCGGCGGATAAAATCAGCGAATGCATCTGGCGGTCCAGCGCAGCAAAATGACGATAGTTGCTGGCAATGGTGTCGCGCATTGATCGGTGACGATCCAGCAGATCCCGCGCCTGCACCCAGCGTTCATCGCTGGCGGGCAGATTAAGGAAGCGGCTCAGGGCGTGGGTTTCCAGCATCTCGCGCAGTTCAAACAGCTTCTCGGCGTAATCCTGCGTGAACTTCTTCATCCGCCACTGACCGCGTTTCACCGGCTCCAGCAGGTCATAGCGCATAAAGCGCAGCAGAAACTCGCGTACCACTACCGGACTGACCTTCACCTGCTGCGCCAGTTGCAGCTCGCTGAAGGTGTCGCCCGGCACCAGCTGCCGCTGATTAATCATATTAAAAAACACCTGCTCGAAGTGGCTGGCCTGCTGCTCAATCGGCGGCGTTAATGCGCTAAAGCCGTCATCATCGCGAGGTTCGCGTACGATAACGTAAGTCTGATCGACTTTATCCAGCACGCCGCACTGGTGCAGATAGTGCAGGGTATGGCGCACCGTGGTGCGGCTGATGTTGAACATCTCCGCCAGCGCGGCCTGTGGCGGCAATGGTGAACAGATATGACGCTGAGCAATGCTCTCCAGCATCTGGTTGATCACATTCTGACGCAAATTCTGGCTGCGACTCATCTCACTCTCCGGTTTTTTATGCATTAAAAACCAGTCAAAGCCCAAAAAAATCGCCGTACTTCACACTTCCCGCAAACGAACGCCGCGCCGCAAGCAGGATTCGCCATAACTGCCAGCAGGACAACCGGAGAATCACCATGACAACAATGAAAGCACTGGTCATCGCTGAACCACGTAAGATGGTTTGGGCCACTCGCGACACCCCAATGCCTGCCGCTGGCGAGGCGCTGATAAAAATACTGACTGCCGGGATCTGCGGCACTGACATTCACGCCTGGTCCGGCAATCAGCCGTTCTTCAGTTATCCACGGGTGCTGGGCCATGAAATCTGTGCTGAAGTAATGGCGCTGGGCAGTGGCGCGGAAGGCTTTCAGCCCGGCCAGCGGGTGGCGCTCATGCCCTACATCTCCTGCCTGCAGTGCGACGCCTGCCAGAGCGGCAAGACCAACTGCTGTGAGCAGATCTCAGTCATTGGTGTGCATCAGGATGGCGGTTTCTGTGACTACCTGAGCGTGCCGGTCAGCACCCTGCTGGCGGTGGATGAGGTGGCACCGGAAGCGGCCGCGCTGATTGAGCCGTTTGCCATCAGTGCCCATGCGGTGCGGCGTGCCGGTATTGTGGCGGATGAGCAGGTGCTGGTGGTGGGCGCCGGACCGATTGGGCTGGGTGTCGCCGCCATTGCCGCCGCCAGCGGCGCGCAGGTGGTGGTGGCGGATACCAGCGAATTCCGTCGCCAGCATGTTGCGGACCAGCTCGGGCTGGCGACACTGAATCCGGCTGATGAGGCCTTCGATAGTGCGTTGCGCGAGCAGTTTGGTAGCCGTCTGGCGCTGAAAGTGATCGACGCCACCGGCAGCCCGGCGGCGATGAACAATGCGGTCAACCTGATGCGGCACGGCGGCACGATTGTCTATGTCGGTCTGCACAAAGGCGATCTGGTCATCCCGGACAGTGAATTCCATAAAAAAGAGGCCACGCTGATGGGCAGCCGCAACGCCACCCGCGAAGATTTTGATCGGGTGCGTGCGTTAATGGCCAGCGGCCAGCTGCGCGCCGACATGATGCTGAATCACCATCTGGCTTTCTCCACGCTGGATGAAACCTTTGAGGCGCAGGTCATCAACAACCGCGAACTGATCAAAGGCGTCATTCACTTCGATCGGTAACCGGATTCAGGGCGCGGTGAGGGTCTCAAAGAAGTGCGCCCGCACCGCGTCGGCATCCACGCCGAGCGCAATACGCTGGGCGGGCAGACCGGCAAACGGATCGGCTCGTGATGCGAGCGCGCTCAGTTTACGCACCGTCTGACCGCAGGCGATGCCCTCTGTGATCACCCGCAGCGGGCTTTCAGTAAGCGTAAAGGCCTGTGGCAGCGTCAGCCACGCCACCGCCAGGGTGTCGTGCAGCGCCATACCCTCGAATCCCTCTTTCTCCAGACTGTAAGCCAGGTAAGGGCGACAGATAGCGCTCAGCACCGGCTGATTCAGACGCTGCACCTCATCGCCGCTGATCAGCACTTTGTGCGTGACATCCAGCGGGATCACCACCACGTTCAGCGCCGAGGCGAGTACCTGATCGGCGGCGTGCGGATCTTTCCAGATATTGAATTCACTGAAGGGCGTCACGTTGCCGCTGTGGCCGTCGGTGCCAAACGCACCGCCCATAATCACCAGCTCTTTCACCAGCGGAATAATATCCGGTGCCTGATTAATGGCCGTGGCGATATTGGTCAGTGGGCCAATCGCCACCAGGGTGATCTGATGCGGCTGCGCCCGCACGCTGTCGATAATAAACTGCACCGCGCCCGGTGCCTGATCGCTAAAAGCATTATCAAACGCATCGCCCAGCCCATCTTCACCGTGCAGCCTGGCGGGCGCAGAGGCGGCCAGCGCCAGCGGCCGTGAACAGCCGCGATAGACCGCCGCGCTGATCGCCATTTTGTCGCAGAATAGACGGGCATTTTTCACCGCCTGACCCACCGCCACGTTGCCAGATACGGTGGTAATCCCCAGCAGATGCTGCGTCCGCGCCGCATAAGCCAGCGCAAAGGCGTCATCCACGCCGATATCAGTATCAAAAATCAGGGTACGCATAGGCTCTCCGCAACAGGCTGTAAACCTTCAGCATTACCCCGGCAATAGCAACATCGTCAAGTGATTCAGCCGCCCTGCGCGCACTATTGCCAGCCTGAAACGGGCGTCGTATTATCACCGGCTCAAGGTGATGGCGTGCCACCTTTCCCAACCGCCGGTGGGCTTAACACCGGCTGATGACGCCTGACACTCAATCCTTTCGCGGGAGCTGAGGTGTCAGGCGCAGTTTATCTCTGCCTCTCTCCCCAGCCCCGCATTACTCTGTAATCAGGAGCAAGACATGTTTAAACCGTTACTGGCTGTGATGATCGGCGGCTCTGCCGGCTGCGTACTGCGCTGGCTGTTCGCGATGCGTTTTAATGCACTCTTTCCCAACCTGCCGCCCGGCACGCTGCTGGTGAATCTGATCGGCGGTCTGGTAATCGGCGGGGCGATGGCCTGGTTTGTTCGCCATCCCGACATTGACCCGATCTGGAAACTGCTGATCGTCACCGGACTCTGCGGCGGGCTGACGACCTTCTCCTCTTTCACCGCGGAGTTAATGGGGTTGCTACAATCAGGGAAGTATTTCTGGGCGATGGCCAGCGCGCTGGTGCATGTGATTGGCTCGCTGCTGATGGCGTTTGCCGGTTTCGCACTGGTCACGCTGCTGGGCTGACCCGGTGCGCGTCATACCGCTTAAGGGATACTGATTTCGGGCGTGTGCGCCGTGGATTGGATAATGCGCGGCGCTGACGCTGAACCTCACCGATTATTCCGGACGATTAAGGAGCCGAGCAATGCGAACCAACCCCACATTCCTTAACCTGGTGTTGTTAAACGGTGAACCCGGCCAGAAGCTGCAGGCGGCGCGTGACGCCGGTTTCGATCAGGTGGAGATCTGGCGCGAGGATGTCGACGCATATGAAGGCGGTGCGGCAGCACTGGCTGAAATCAGTGCACGACAGGGACCTGGCTTTACCAATCTGCAGGTGCTGCGTGATTTCACCGGCGCACCCAGTGCGTTGCGATCTCAGAAGCGCGAAGAGCTGCGTCAGTTTATACAGATTGCCCAGGCGCTGGGCTGTGACACCCTCCAGGCACCGGCCAGCACCCGTGAGGATTGCTGTGCCGATCAGATTGATGATGACCTGCGCTGGATGGCCTCGGAAGCTGCGCGCTACAACATGCGCATTATGTATGAGCCGATGGCCTGGTGCAGCGTAGATAACACGCTGCCGCTGGCGTGGCAGCGATTGCAGCGACTCGATCAGCCCAATATCGGGCTGGTGATCGATCTGTTCCACATCTGCGCGCTGGGCGGTGACGCCTCCCATCTGGACGGCATTCCTGCCGATCGCATCTATGAAGTACAGCTGTGTGATATGGCCGCCGTTCCCGCACAGGATAAGCAGAGCCTGATGGCGATGGCAAAGCATCAGCGTCTGCTGCCCGGCGATGGCATTATCGATGTTGAACGCTTTGTCGATAAGCTCAAAAGCGCGGGCTATCAGGGGCCGGTGGGAATCGAAGTCTTTAATGATGCGCTGAAACGCCTGCCGCCCGACGTGGCTGCCCGCCATGCCTGGCAGGCGTTAACGCGCTGCTGGGGTTAATCCTGTAAGCACTGCCCAATAAACGCGGCGGCGTGCATGGCACCCTGAGCGGAAATGGTGTGGCCGGTGGCGGGTTCAAAGCGCGCGTCGACCGGCACTGCCGCGGCTCGCAGCCGGGCCGCCGCAGATTCGCTCTCCTGCCATGGGATGACTTCATCGGCCTGACCATGGATCAGCAACGCGGGCACATGAGCCTGCGGGGTTAGTTCACCGTCAACCGCCAGACGACCAGAAAAGGCGACCACGCCCGCCAGCGGATAACGGCCAGAAGCCAGCGCATCCAGCGCCATGATCGACCCCTGAGAGAAGCCCACCAGCACCACATCCTGCCAGCGGTCGGCAAAGCCGTGCTGCGCGACGATGTCGCTGAGGGTCGTATCAAACGCGGCCCGTGCCGCCCGAACCCGACCAGGCCGGTTCTCTGGCGTCACGTCTGCCAGGCTGAACCACTGCCAGCCAAAACCGGCGGGAAAACGTTCAGGCGCATTGGGCGAGGCAAAAACCACATCCGGCAACAGCGTCGCCCAGTGACGGCCAATCGGTGCCAGATCGTCGCCGTTACTGCCCACGCCATGCAGAAAAATCACCAGTGCTTTTGCCATCATTGCTCCTTTTATAAACCGTATTCACTTAGATCAGGCCCGGCCGGAACGATGCCATTCGGGTTCAGCGCCTTGATCGAGTAGTAACCCTGTTTGATATGGTCAATGTTGACCGTTTCACGTATGCCAGAGACCGACAACATGCTCTTAAGATAGCGATTCAGCAGCGTATAGTCGCGGATCCGGCGCAGGTTGCATTTGAACAGGCCATGGTAGGCGACGTCAAAGCGAATCAGGGTCACAAACAGCCGGATGTCGGTTTCCGTCAGCCGTTCACCCAGCAGGAAAGTACGACCATCGCTGAGCAGCGCCTCCAGTTCATCGAGCTGGCTGAAAATGTCATTAAACGCCTGCTGATAGCTGACGGAGGTGGTGGCGAAACCCGCGCGATAAACACCGTTATTCAGACGCGGATAGAGGCTCTCATTCAGCGCATCAATCTCCGCACGCAGCGCGGCGGGATAAAGGTCGATGCGGTTATCGGCCAGATCGCCGAAGCCGCTGTTAAACATACGCACAATATCAGCAGACTCGTTGCTGACGATGGTGGCGGTTTTTTTGTCCCACAACACCGGCACGGTGGCCCGGCCTGTGTAGTCGGGCGCGACGCGGGTATAGATTTCATGCAGATACTGCGCGTTATTCAGCGGGTCCTGCTGTGCGCCGGGTAAATTGCCAAAGCGCCAGCCCTGAGCACCGAGCTGCGGTTCAACCACCGTCACGCTAATCAGCGACTCCAGCCCTTTGAGCTTGCGGGCAATTAACGCGCGCGACGCCCACGGACAGATCAGCGCCACATAGAGGTGGTAGCGATCGGGTTCGGCGGCGAATGCCGTGGAGCCATCGCTGCTGATAAAGCCCCGGAAACCCGACGTCTGACGGACAAACCCGCCCTGTTTATCGGTAGCCTGCACCGGATGCCAGTCACTACTCCATTTACCTTCTACTAACATTGCGCGACTCCTCTCTGTTTTGAGAAGCAGCTTAACTGATGACTAAACAGGTGATAATCCGGTTGTAAAGACAATCATTTCTTCCATTATGGACGGAATCAGGCGGGCGGGAAGCGGGTAAAGTGAGTGACCAGGAAGTCGATGAGCAGGCGCGCGCGATGCGCCAGATGACGGGCGGGCGGATAAACCGCAAACAGGCCCAGCGGCGGCGTGTCGAAGTTATCCAGCAGCCGGACAACATCGCCCTGTTGCAGCGCGGGAGCGGCGATGAAACCGGGCAGACGCGCAATACCTAATCCGGCGACGGCCGCCTGCAGACAGGCTTCGGTGTTGGCAAAGCGCAGACGGCCACGGACCGGCACGGTGACGATCTCACCATCATCGCCGGCAAACGGCCAGTGCCAGGGATCGCGGAAATTGGTGTCGATAATGCACTGGTGCTGCGCCATTTCCCGCCAGTGCTGTGGCGTACCGAACTGCTCAAGATAGATCGGTGACGCAGCAATGCGAACATGCACTTCGCCCAGCTTACGCGCGACCAGACTGCTGTCGCTGAGGTTACCGATGCGGATCGCCATATCAAATCCCTCATCGACGATGTTAACGGCCCGGTCTGAAAAACTGACATCCAGTTCAATCAGCGGATAGCGCCGGGCAAACGCCACCAGTACCTGAGAGAGCACCGCCGTGCCAAAGGAGCCCGGCGCGCTGATTTTCAGCCGGCCGGTAGGGGTGGTGGCGCTTTCCCGCACGCTGGCATCCAGCGTCTCAAATGCATCGAGCAGGTTTTTAACCCGCTCGTAATAGCTGCGGCCAACGTCGGTGGGCGAGAGGGCGCGCGTACTGCGCTTAAACAGCTGGACGCCGAGCTGATGCTCCAGCTTTGAAACCAGTTTAGAAGCCTGACTGCTGCTGGTACCGAGGCGCAACGCCGCTGCCGAAAAGCTGCCGGTTTCCAGCACCGTGACAAACATCCGGTCACAATCGAGTCGATCCATGGCGAAGTCCTGAAAGGGTAAAGTCGCAGTATAGAAGCTGCGGCCAGGCGTTGCAGCCTTCACATTGCGTGCCTTAACCCTTTCGCTGGCGGGGAAAACCTGCTTGACTGACGCTCTGCCCGACGTTCTCTGGAGTAATTCATGTCGCTGATTCACCTGACGTCACTGGCGGCGATCCCGGCCGCCGAGTGGGATGCGCTGTTGCCTGATGACCAGCCGTTTTTGCGCCACGCTTTTCTGCTCACTTTAGAAGAGAGTGGCAGCGTGCGGTTTGAGGCGGGCTGGCAGCCTGATCACATGCTGTGGCGGGAAAAGGGCGTGACCCGCGCCGCGCTGCCGGGCTACCAGAAATATCATTCACAGGGCGAGTATGTCTTTGATCACGCCTGGGCGGATGCCAGCCAGCGCGCCGGGATCCGCTATTACCCGAAATGGCTGGGGGCGATTCCCTTCAGCCCGGTCAGCGGCGCGCGCCTGCTGGGTGACACATCCGCTGCGACGCAGCTGCTGTCGGCTCTGCCGGAGAGCCTGTTGCAGCACGGCTTAAGCGGTGCACACATCAACTTTACCGATGCGCAGGCTAACCAGCTGCTGGCCGATCAGCCCGACTGGCTCTCCCGGCTCGGCTGTCAGTATCACTGGCATAACCGTGGCTACCGCGATTTTCAGGATTTCCTGGATACGCTGATGTCGCGCAAGCGCAAGCAGCTGCGTAAAGAGCGTGAGCAGGTGGCGCAAAGCGGCTTTGAGTTTGACCGCTACCTGGGCTACCAGCTGCGCGAAGATCAGTGGGATTTTGTCTATACCTGTTACGCCAACACCTACGCGGTGCGCGGCCAGCGGCCCTACCTGACGCGCAACTTCTTCAGCCTGCTGGCGGAGCGGATGCCGCAGAATATTATGGTGGTGATCGCCCGCTTACAGCAGCAACCGGCGGCGATGGCCTTTTATCTGCGTGACAGCAACACGCTCTATGGCCGCTACTGGGGTTGTCTGGCGGAGTTTGACCGGCTGCACTTCGAAACCTGTTTCTATCAGGGGATGGATTTAGCGATTGATGAAGGGCTGACGCGGTTTGATGCAGGCGCGCAGGGCGAGCACAAACTGGTGCGCGGCTTTGAGCCGCAGATTACCCACTCCTGGCACTATCTGCTGCATCCGGGCCTGCGCGATGCCGTGGCAGATTTTCTGGTGCAGGAGCGGGAAGGCGTGCGCGGCTGGGCGGAAGAAGCACGCGACGCCTTACCCTATCGACGCGGCGATTAATCGACGCCGACAAAACCCCCGGTCTGATGCTGCCAGAGCCGGGCATAGAGACCGTTTTGCGCCAGCAGCTCGTGATGGCTGCCCATCTCGGCAATGCCGCCTTTATCCAGCACCACCAGCCGATCCATCTTCGCGATGGTCGACAGGCGGTGCGCGATGGCGATAACGGTTTTACCCTGCATCAGTGACTCCAGGCTCTCCTGAATCGCCGCTTCCACTTCAGAGTCGAGCGCCGAGGTGGCCTCATCCATGATCAGAATCGGCGCATCCTTCAGCAGCACGCGGGCTATCGCCACACGCTGACGCTGACCGCCCGACAGTTTCACGCCGCGCTCGCCCACATGCGCGTCCAGCCCGGTGCGGCCCAGTGAGTCAGAGAGCAGCGGGATAAACTCATCGGCGCGGGCGCGGTGAATCGCAAGCTGCAGCTCCTCTTCGCTGGCGTCGGGACGACCATAGAGCAGGTTTTCACGGATTGAGCGGTGCAGCAGCGAGGTGTCCTGGGTGATCATGCCAATCTGGCTGCGCAGGCTCTCCTGCGTCACGGCGGCGATATCCTGATCGTCGATCACAATCCGCCCCGCGTTCAGGTCATAGAGGCGCAGCAGCAGGTTCACCAGCGTCGATTTACCGGCGCCCGAGGGACCAATCAGCCCAATCTTCTCGCCAGGTTTGATGTCGAGGTTAAAGCCGTTAATCACCTGACGGCCACCGCCATAATCGAAGCGCACATCCTCAAAACGGATGTTGCCGCGCGTCACCTTAAGCTGCTTCGCCTGCGGCGCATCCTGCACGCTCAGCGGCTGCGCGATGGTTTTCAGGCCATCCTGTACCGTACCAATATTTTCGAAGATGCCGTTGACCACCCACATGATCCAGCCGGACATATTCACCAGGCGGATGACCAGACCTGTCGCCAGCGCAATCGCCCCGACGCTAATCAGCGACTGGCTCCATAACCACAGCGCCAGCCCGGAGGTCGAGACAATCAGCAGGCCATTCAGCGCCGACAGGGTCAGATCCATGCTGGTGACCATGCGGCCGGCGTTCTGGGTTTTTTCGGTCTGCTCCTGAATCGCCTCACGCGCATACTGCCGTTCCAGATCGCTGTGGGCGAACAGCTTGATGGTGGCGATGTTGGTGTAGCCGTCAACAATGGTGCCCATCAGCTTTGAGCGTGCTTCCGAGGAGACCACCGAACGTGCTTTGACGCGCGGCACAAAGAAACGCAGCGAGGCGCTGTAGGCCACCATCCAGATAATCAGCGGGATCATCAGCCGCCAGTCGGCACCGGCAAACAGCACCAGCGAGGTTACCGCGTAGATCAGTACGTGCCAGATGGCATCCACCAACTGCACCGCGGAATCGCGCAGAGAACTGCCGGTCAGCATAATGCGCTGGGCGATGCGACCCGCGAAATCGTTCTGGAAGAAATTGAGGCTCTGGCGCAGCACGTAGTTGTGATTCTGCCAGCGGATCATGCTGGTCATGCTCGGGCTGATGCTCTGATGCACCAGCATGTCGTGCAGGGCGATAAAAATCGGCCGCAGGATCAGCGCCACCGCCACCATCCACAGCAGTATCGGCCAGTTATCCCGAAACAGGCTTGCGGGCGTGGAGTGATTGACCATGTCGATAATGCGGCTCAGATAGCTGAACAGCGACACTTCAATCAGGGCTGACGCCAGTCCCACTACCAGCAGTGCCGCGAAACTCGGCCAGACCTGCCGCAGATAATAGAGGTAAAACGACCAGACCGTTGAGGGGGGCGAGTCGGTGGGCGCGTCATGAAATATATTGATAAAACGCTCAAAACGGCGATACAACATAGCGATACTCTTTCCGTCCGGTAAAGAGCTACAGCTTAGTGCATGAACCCCGTTCGGCTAAAAGGAGAAAATATGGAAATCATTATTCGGGCACGGGAACCGCAGGATGCCGCCGCCTATCAGCGACTCTACAGTCATCCCGATGTCTATCCCTGGACGCTGCAGCTACCGTTTCCCAGCGTCGCCACCTGGGAGAAAAAAATCGCCAGAATGGATGCCGAGGGGTTTATCGCCTTTGTCGCGGAGATCGAGGGCGTGCTGGCCGGTGAGCTGACGCTGTTTGTGGATAACAAGCCGCGCACCCGCCACTGCATCAGCTTTGGGCTGGGCGTGCATCCCGATTACGCCGGTCGCGGCGTCGGTGAGCGCCTGATCCGCACCGCGCTCGACTATTCCCGCAACTGGCTGGGGATTACGCGTATGGCGCTGGAGGTGTTTCACGACAATGAACGGGCGTTGCGGCTCTATGAGCGGCTGGGCTTTGAGCGTGAAGGGGTGATGCGCCAGGCCGCCCTGCGCGACGGTCAGCTGCGCGATGTGGTGATGATGGCGAAGCTGCTGCACGAGAAGTGATAACCGGAGCGGCAGCGTTGCCGCTCCGCTTTTTATTACGGATTTTTATTGCTGTAGTGCTGCATGTTCTGCTGCGTTACCAGTTCAAACGGAATCCACTGGTGGGAATCGACTTTTTCCCCTTTGATCATCTGCTGCGCCACCTCGACCGATTTTTTGCCCTGACCCACGGCATCCTGGAACACGGTGACGGCCAGTTTGCCGCTTGCCAGGGCTTTCAGGCCATCCGGCGTGGCATCAATGCCGCCCACCAGAATGGTCTTCTTCGGCTTCGCCTGCGCAATCGCCATTGTCGCACCAATCGCCATTTCGTCATTGTTGGCGGCGACAATATCGATCTCTTCGCCGTTCGACAGCCAGCTGAGCATTAAATCCATGCCCTCATTACGCGAATAGTTGGCGGTCTGCTTCAGCACCACTTTCATGTCGGGATACTTTGCCACCACCTGCTCCACATCTTTGGTGCGCTGCAGCGCACCCGCATCGCTGAGGTTACCGATGATAATGGCGACCTTGCCACGATAACCCGCCTGCTTCGCCAGCGCTTCCATCTGCAACGTACCCGACTCGCGTTCGTCAGAGCCGACAAATACCACGCCTGGCGGCAGGGTTTTATCGCCCGGTGTGCGGTTAACGTAGACCAGCGGAATGTGAGCCTGCTGCGCCAGCCTGGTCAGGGCAGGGGTGCTGGCGGAGTCGACAGGATCGACGATAATCGCGTCTACGCCGGCGCTGATAAAGCTCTGCACCTGATCGGTCTGACGACCGACGTCGCCGCGTGCATCTTCGAACTGCGCATCCAACTGACGCGCTTTCGCCTCTTTTTCAATCGACTGGCGAATAATGGTCAGGAAGTTCTGGTCGAAAAAAGCCATCGAGACGCCAATCTTCTCTGCCAGCGCCGACGTAGAAAGAGAGAGCAGACAGAGTAATGCCCATGCGCGTGTTTTCATTGCGGACTCCAGAGGTTGCTGTTTGGAATGGATATTTCATTTATTATAAAAATGGATAAAGAGGATCATCTGCAGCTTAGAAATTGCCGTCAGGTTTGACAAGCCGCCTTTTTCACTCTTGCTGGCGTCGCCACACTTTGCTGAAAATTCGTCGCGTCATAGCTGTCAGCGCCGGTTAAAACCCCGATCGGGTGCACACTCTGCGGCAAAGCGCCGCAGCTTTTTGCGCTTTTGTGCAGCGCCGCACGGGCGGTTGTGGCGGTTGCCAGAAAATCGCTGAATCGGACCCGTCGATCTCAACATCCGCACAATGACCCTTAGTTAGCCTCCTATCTATATTTCCAGAAGCGGGAAATCTCAGCGTTATTCCTGAAAAAAACCTTGTGGCACAACCTGCCGCTTTTTAAGGAATTCAGCTCATGCCTAAAGATGTAACGCCTCAACGGACCACCCATGTCCGCATCGGGATCCTCTGCCTGATCCTGTTTCTGTCGGTCGTGGCTTATGCCGACCGTTCGATCCTCTCGATCTCCGGATCGGCGATCAAAGAGGAGTTCGGCCTGTCAGCGATCCAGCTGGGACTGATCCTCTCTGCCTTCAGCTGGGCCTATGTCATCGGTCAGATCCCCGGCGGACTGTTCCTTGACCGCTTCGGAGCCAAAAAAGTGTATGGCGTCACGCTGGCGCTCTGGTCGGTCTCGACGCTGGCGATGGGATTTGTGGGTGAGTTCTCCAGCGGTATGACCGGCGCGCTGATGCTGATGTTTGGTCTGCGCTTTATGCTGGGACTCATTGAGGCACCCAGCTTTCCCGCCAATGCGCGCGTGGTGATTATGTGGTTCCCTGGCGCTGAGCGGGGCCGGGCATCATCGCTGTTCAGTTCGGCGCAATATTTTGCCGTCGCCATCTTCTCACCGCTGTCAGGCTGGCTGGTGTCGCGCTTCGGCTGGGAGTGGCCGTTCTTTGTGCTGGGCGGCATCGGCCTGCTGGCGGTGTTTGTCTGGGCAGCCTGGATGCGCGAGCCGCGCAACCATCCCGGCGTGTCGGAAAGTGAACTGCGCCACATCATTAATGGCGGCGCGATGGTGGATATCGACGCGGCGCAGACCCTGAAGGCCCGACCACCGGTCAGCAAAGCGATGTTCAGAAAGCTGCTCACTAATCGCATGCTCTGGTGCGCCTATCTTGGCCAGTACTGCATCATCGCGCTCAGCTACTTCTTCATTACCTGGTTCCCGATCTATCTGGTGCAGGCGCGCGGCATGAACATTATGGAGGCGGGCTTCGCCACCGTTGCTCCGGCGCTGTTTGGTTTTCTCGGCGGGATCAGCGGCGGTTACCTGTCAGATAAATTAATCGCCCGGGGCTGGAGCGTCTCCT
Encoded here:
- a CDS encoding GNAT family N-acetyltransferase produces the protein MEIIIRAREPQDAAAYQRLYSHPDVYPWTLQLPFPSVATWEKKIARMDAEGFIAFVAEIEGVLAGELTLFVDNKPRTRHCISFGLGVHPDYAGRGVGERLIRTALDYSRNWLGITRMALEVFHDNERALRLYERLGFEREGVMRQAALRDGQLRDVVMMAKLLHEK
- a CDS encoding MFS transporter; amino-acid sequence: MPKDVTPQRTTHVRIGILCLILFLSVVAYADRSILSISGSAIKEEFGLSAIQLGLILSAFSWAYVIGQIPGGLFLDRFGAKKVYGVTLALWSVSTLAMGFVGEFSSGMTGALMLMFGLRFMLGLIEAPSFPANARVVIMWFPGAERGRASSLFSSAQYFAVAIFSPLSGWLVSRFGWEWPFFVLGGIGLLAVFVWAAWMREPRNHPGVSESELRHIINGGAMVDIDAAQTLKARPPVSKAMFRKLLTNRMLWCAYLGQYCIIALSYFFITWFPIYLVQARGMNIMEAGFATVAPALFGFLGGISGGYLSDKLIARGWSVSWARKTPYIVGMLMASSLVLAAIIPGNGGIIAIMSFAFFGKGIAAGAGTWTVISDTAPKEAVGLAGAIFNGIGNIAGFTTPLLFGIIVGLTGSYSIGLAFVAAHCVVAALLFLLVMGPIERVGEETDRPASYNNQEKEDGIKAM
- a CDS encoding GNAT family N-acetyltransferase, coding for MSLIHLTSLAAIPAAEWDALLPDDQPFLRHAFLLTLEESGSVRFEAGWQPDHMLWREKGVTRAALPGYQKYHSQGEYVFDHAWADASQRAGIRYYPKWLGAIPFSPVSGARLLGDTSAATQLLSALPESLLQHGLSGAHINFTDAQANQLLADQPDWLSRLGCQYHWHNRGYRDFQDFLDTLMSRKRKQLRKEREQVAQSGFEFDRYLGYQLREDQWDFVYTCYANTYAVRGQRPYLTRNFFSLLAERMPQNIMVVIARLQQQPAAMAFYLRDSNTLYGRYWGCLAEFDRLHFETCFYQGMDLAIDEGLTRFDAGAQGEHKLVRGFEPQITHSWHYLLHPGLRDAVADFLVQEREGVRGWAEEARDALPYRRGD
- a CDS encoding sugar ABC transporter substrate-binding protein → MKTRAWALLCLLSLSTSALAEKIGVSMAFFDQNFLTIIRQSIEKEAKARQLDAQFEDARGDVGRQTDQVQSFISAGVDAIIVDPVDSASTPALTRLAQQAHIPLVYVNRTPGDKTLPPGVVFVGSDERESGTLQMEALAKQAGYRGKVAIIIGNLSDAGALQRTKDVEQVVAKYPDMKVVLKQTANYSRNEGMDLMLSWLSNGEEIDIVAANNDEMAIGATMAIAQAKPKKTILVGGIDATPDGLKALASGKLAVTVFQDAVGQGKKSVEVAQQMIKGEKVDSHQWIPFELVTQQNMQHYSNKNP
- a CDS encoding ABC transporter ATP-binding protein → MLYRRFERFINIFHDAPTDSPPSTVWSFYLYYLRQVWPSFAALLVVGLASALIEVSLFSYLSRIIDMVNHSTPASLFRDNWPILLWMVAVALILRPIFIALHDMLVHQSISPSMTSMIRWQNHNYVLRQSLNFFQNDFAGRIAQRIMLTGSSLRDSAVQLVDAIWHVLIYAVTSLVLFAGADWRLMIPLIIWMVAYSASLRFFVPRVKARSVVSSEARSKLMGTIVDGYTNIATIKLFAHSDLERQYAREAIQEQTEKTQNAGRMVTSMDLTLSALNGLLIVSTSGLALWLWSQSLISVGAIALATGLVIRLVNMSGWIMWVVNGIFENIGTVQDGLKTIAQPLSVQDAPQAKQLKVTRGNIRFEDVRFDYGGGRQVINGFNLDIKPGEKIGLIGPSGAGKSTLVNLLLRLYDLNAGRIVIDDQDIAAVTQESLRSQIGMITQDTSLLHRSIRENLLYGRPDASEEELQLAIHRARADEFIPLLSDSLGRTGLDAHVGERGVKLSGGQRQRVAIARVLLKDAPILIMDEATSALDSEVEAAIQESLESLMQGKTVIAIAHRLSTIAKMDRLVVLDKGGIAEMGSHHELLAQNGLYARLWQHQTGGFVGVD